From the genome of Nasonia vitripennis strain AsymCx chromosome 1, Nvit_psr_1.1, whole genome shotgun sequence, one region includes:
- the LOC100679615 gene encoding rho GTPase-activating protein 100F isoform X10 yields MQWRKHVRIKYGGRVGVGQGQSGGDQEEAAAAAAVAEEEVQQQQQLPGRVLAAVVQQQQHQLEQQQPLLQVRVLQLNGEGGARLGYVCQQQQPFSLQPGARRSSASAMLCCGRRKEGRGEVTDISASPGRQVPVNQLRPKEPPPMVIQGDFRKERESLLQVSGITNEIFRQLETVENDHDASTAAALEAVEKHGEMVVRVIEPRQMGRQASEAAKKFIAMQDPKHPIHFVEIIKRPGQTLGLYIREGNGVDRNDGVFISRIALETAVYNSGCLKVGDEILAVNLVDVTHMSLDDVVIIMSIPRRLVLAIRHGPHQLVSHSRQNEHKAPPVVVIKKELNEDENDHVTSNHIRDSNRRRGDGREMLPSRSKLGLSGLGSTQDIGASNGDLYYNSRPESHIGWSYQPPPPPVITQQPKPSSTQHFQPYERGYPKTLESLAEKDFTKVHSFYPPTANNGTRRMSAGTGVQSVGGPGSRMPSSASHYATAYGQHPATGRIMPRSGSDQHLPRVDYTSITTPARHTLLRSSLKTGSSALRYGTRYGAQNDTMSSQRQGQFGTLTRRHRPSLDYASDTEATCSSSPRSAYYYYRHNMNNPAQSSAVSHLATLSRSQIGQSTGLRSNSLPRSGRTLPQQPSLRPGLSTVASGLIDQEDSDGALSAPELPAIRRDRGRIPSSPSVFTSDEYRAWLSRTPSTSALYEQIRSTSNRPPRYTYSAENIHAAVNQADYGGYGSYRPMASTLDRLSTRSASAQQVNLANLRASTAISSSSHRAAAGNPRPSSVASNVRSSLAGQKAGGLGGAAANQRASNVRRMRNILDLESSRGSIPTPTPARNIDQRLLDINPAEFLKYKIEKPPTVGTPSSTSSLLSSLADSTGGDFSSGVSGLLWVHLLAGRGLRATTSTSAATTPSTPSGQPSIVNCGLRDLYCVLECDRVHKARTVVRTGDLMFDWDENFELDLVGNRQLDLLVYSWDPQYRHKLCYKGSVHLASLLKESPIHQLAVKVEPRGTIYLRLRYTDAGQTFRRRGLPIISLATRIAPLFGIDLDTVVTRESKTGGVPGGVSTALAMGGSGVPNVPIIVWRCVEEVERRGLDIIGLYRLCGSATKKRILREAFERNARSVDLSSDNVPDINVITGVLKDYLRELPEPLFTKCLYQMMVDALGVCLPDDPQGNAKLMFSILDCLPTVNKCTLIYLLDHLAMVISQCNKMSPASLAVCFGPVLMLHSDESGAPLDFQQPIAVLKYLLEIWPVKSVRKISSAGSTLPRVTPALGNSSNTTSSSSHQPQVSAASQLLHQHHQQSMQQQHQQQQIQQQQQSMQQHQQQQQIQHSHQAQQQQQSQQSGTLPRTGLLWQQQPSLHHQPPTTTTSAVQQLQQQQPPTTTSSRPPPPPPIKPRQSKRKLPALPNR; encoded by the exons GAGGGCCGGGGGGAAGTGACAGACATAAGCGCAAGTCCGGGGAGGCAGGTGCCTGTCAACCAGTTGCGCCCCAAGGAGCCTCCCCCTATGGTCATTCAGGGAGACTTCAGAAAG GAGAGGGAGTCTCTGTTGCAGGTGAGCGGAATAACGAACGAGATCTTCAGGCAGTTGGAAACCGTAGAGAACGACCATGACGCCTCAACGGCAGCGGCCCTCGAGGCCGTGGAGAAGCACGGCGAGATGGTCGTCAGGGTCATCGAGCCGAGGCAGATGGGCAGACAGGCCTCCGAAGCTGCGAAAAAGTTCATCGCCATGCAG GATCCAAAGCACCCTATCCATTTCGTCGAGATCATCAAAAGACCCGGTCAGACTCTGGGACTCTACATTCGGGAGGGCAACGGTGTGGATAGGAACGACGGCGTATTCATCTCGAGGATAGCACTGGAGACGGCTGTTTACAACAGCGGCTGTTTGAAG GTCGGCGATGAGATTCTGGCGGTGAATCTCGTGGACGTGACGCACATGAGCCTCGACGACGTGGTGATCATCATGTCGATACCGAGGCGACTGGTGCTCGCCATAAGGCACGGGCCGCACCAGCTCGTCTCGCACAGCCGGCAGAACGAGCACAAGGCGCCGCCGGTGGTCGTCATCAAGAAGGAGCTCAACGAAGACGAGAACGACCACGTCACCAGCAACCACATAAG GGACAGCAACCGCAGAAGAGGCGACGGCCGGGAGATGCTTCCCTCGCGCTCGAAGCTGGGCTTATCCGGCCTGGGCTCGACGCAGGACATAGGCGCGAGCAACGGCGACCTGTACTACAACTCCAGGCCGGAGAGTCACATAGGCTGGTCCTATCAGCCGCCTCCGCCGCCCGTCATCACTCAGCAGCCCAAGCCGTCCTCGACCCAGCACTTCCAGCCTTACGAGCGCGGCTATCCCAAGACCCTCGAGAGCCTCGCTGAGAAG GATTTCACGAAG GTACACTCGTTTTACCCGCCAACGGCGAACAACGGAACGCGGCGCATGTCCGCGGGTACCGGCGTCCAGTCCGTCGGCGGCCCAGGCAGTCGTATGCCCAGCTCGGCATCGCACTACGCCACGGCCTACGGCCAGCATCCGGCCACCGGACGCATCATGCCCAGGAGCGGCTCGGATCAACATCTGCCACGCGTCGACTACACCAGCATCACGACACCGGCGAGGCACACGCTGCTCAGGTCCAGCCTGAAGACCG GTTCATCAGCGTTACGGTACGGCACTCGCTACGGCGCCCAGAATGACACGATGTCGTCGCAGCGTCAGGGCCAATTCGGCACGTTGACTCGTCGGCACAGGCCATCGTTGGACTACGCCTCCGACACCGAGGCCACCTGCTCGAGCTCGCCGCGCTCGGCCTACTACTACTACAGGCACAACATGAACAATCCCGCGCAGAGCAGTGCGGTGTCACATCTTGCAACCCTCTCGCGCTCGCAGATCGGCCAGAGCACAG GCTTGAGATCGAACTCGTTGCCGCGTAGCGGCCGGACGTTGCCGCAGCAGCCGAGCCTTAGACCGGGCCTTAGCACCGTCGCGTCGGGTCTGATCGATCAGGAAGACAGCGACGGAGCCCTCTCGGCTCCCGAACTACCCGCTATCCGACGAGACCGAG GAAGGATACCGTCGTCGCCGAGTGTCTTCACGTCGGACGAGTACCGAGCTTGGTTGAGTCGGACGCCGAGTACCTCGGCCCTCTACGAGCAGATCCGCTCGACGTCGAATCGACCGCCGCGCTACACCTACAGTGCCGAGAACATCCACGCAGCCGTTAACCAG GCGGACTACGGCGGCTACGGCTCCTACCGGCCGATGGCGAGCACACTGGACCGTCTGTCGACCCGTTCAGCCTCGGCCCAGCAGGTGAACCTGGCGAACCTTCGAGCCTCGACGGCGATCAGCTCGTCGAGCCACAGAGCGGCGGCTGGCAATCCGAGACCGTCGTCCGTCGCGTCGAACGTCAGGTCGTCATTGGCAGGACAGAAAGCCGGTGGCCTCGGAGGAGCCGCGGCTAACCAACGCGCCAGCAACGTCCGTAGGATGCGCAACATCCTCGACCTCGAGTCGAGTCGAGGCAGCATACCCACGCCGACGCCTGCCCGAAACATAGACCAAAGACTACTAGACATTAATCCTGCAG AGTTCCTGAAGTATAAGATAGAGAAGCCACCGACGGTGGGAACGCCGAGCTCGACGAGTTCGCTGCTGAGCTCACTGGCCGACAGCACGGGCGGCGACTTCTCCAGCGGGGTGAGCGGTCTGCTCTGGGTCCACCTTCTCGCCGGACGCGGCCTTCGCGCCACCACGTCCACTTCGGCTGCGACGACACCATCCACGCCGTCAGGTCAGCCTAGCATAG TTAACTGCGGCCTGCGAGACCTGTACTGCGTGCTGGAGTGCGACCGAGTGCACAAGGCCCGAACAGTCGTGCGCACGGGAGACCTCATGTTTGACTGGGACGAGAACTTCGAGCTGGACCTCGTGGGCAACCGGCAGCTCGACCTTCTCGTCTACTCCTGGGACCCGCAGTACCGACACAAGCTCTGCTACAAGGGCTCGGTTCACCTGGCGTCTCTCCTAAAGGAGTCGCCCATCCATCAGCTGGCGGTGAAGGTGGAACCACGAGGAACGATATACCTGAGGCTCAGGTACACGGACGCCGGCCAGACCTTCCGCAGGAGAGGACTGCCCATCATCTCTTTGGCCACGAGAATCGCACCGCTCTTCGGCATCGACCTCGACACAGTT GTGACTCGAGAGAGCAAGACCGGAGGCGTACCGGGCGGAGTGTCGACGGCTCTGGCGATGGGCGGCAGTGGAGTCCCCAACGTGCCGATAATCGTCTGGCGCTGCGTCGAGGAGGTCGAGCGAAGGGGATTGGACATCATCG GCTTGTACAGACTCTGCGGCTCGGCGACGAAAAAGCGAATACTGAGGGAGGCTTTCGAGAGAAACGCGAGGTCGGTCGATCTGTCGTCCGATAACGTTCCCGATATCAACGTTATCACAG GCGTTTTGAAAGACTACTTGAGGGAGCTGCCGGAGCCGCTGTTCACAAAGTGCCTCTACCAGATGATGGTCGACGCACTTGGAGTTTGTCTACCGGACGACCCCCAGGGCAACGCCAAGCTTATGTTTAGCATCCTGGATTGCTTGCCGACCGTCAACAAG TGCACGTTGATATACCTACTGGATCATCTGGCGATGGTCATCTCCCAATGCAATAAAATGTCGCCGGCGAGTCTGGCGGTCTGCTTCGGCCCGGTACTGATGCTGCACTCGGATGAGTCAGGAGCGCCACTCGACTTCCAGCAACCCATAGCCGTGCTCAAGTATCTGCTTGAGATCTGGCCCGTCAAGTCAG TTCGGAAGATTTCTTCAGCCGGTTCAACACTTCCTCGAGTTACGCCAGCTCtcggcaacagcagcaacaccaccagcagcagctcgcATCAGCCGCAGGTCTCGGCTGCCTCTCAGCTTCTGCATCAGCATCATCAGCAAtcaatgcagcagcagcatcagcagcagcaaattcagcagcagcagcaatcaatgcagcagcatcagcagcagcagcaaatcCAGCACTCACACcaagcgcagcagcagcagcagtcgcagcAGTCGGGAACCTTGCCTCGAACAGGGCTGCTCTGGCAGCAGCAACCCTCACTTCATCATCAGCCCCCCACAACTACTACATCGGCCGttcagcagctgcagcagcaacagccacCCACCACAACTTCCTCGCGGCCTCCGCCACCGCCGCCTATCAAGCCGCGACAG AGCAAACGCAAATTGCCGGCTCTACCAAATCGCTGA
- the LOC100679615 gene encoding rho GTPase-activating protein 100F isoform X4 — translation MQWRKHVRIKYGGRVGVGQGQSGGDQEEAAAAAAVAEEEVQQQQQLPGRVLAAVVQQQQHQLEQQQPLLQVRVLQLNGEGGARLGYVCQQQQPFSLQPGARRSSASAMLCCGRRKEGRGEVTDISASPGRQVPVNQLRPKEPPPMVIQGDFRKVSGITNEIFRQLETVENDHDASTAAALEAVEKHGEMVVRVIEPRQMGRQASEAAKKFIAMQDPKHPIHFVEIIKRPGQTLGLYIREGNGVDRNDGVFISRIALETAVYNSGCLKVGDEILAVNLVDVTHMSLDDVVIIMSIPRRLVLAIRHGPHQLVSHSRQNEHKAPPVVVIKKELNEDENDHVTSNHIRDSNRRRGDGREMLPSRSKLGLSGLGSTQDIGASNGDLYYNSRPESHIGWSYQPPPPPVITQQPKPSSTQHFQPYERGYPKTLESLAEKDFTKVHSFYPPTANNGTRRMSAGTGVQSVGGPGSRMPSSASHYATAYGQHPATGRIMPRSGSDQHLPRVDYTSITTPARHTLLRSSLKTGSSALRYGTRYGAQNDTMSSQRQGQFGTLTRRHRPSLDYASDTEATCSSSPRSAYYYYRHNMNNPAQSSAVSHLATLSRSQIGQSTGLRSNSLPRSGRTLPQQPSLRPGLSTVASGLIDQEDSDGALSAPELPAIRRDRGRIPSSPSVFTSDEYRAWLSRTPSTSALYEQIRSTSNRPPRYTYSAENIHAAVNQADYGGYGSYRPMASTLDRLSTRSASAQQVNLANLRASTAISSSSHRAAAGNPRPSSVASNVRSSLAGQKAGGLGGAAANQRASNVRRMRNILDLESSRGSIPTPTPARNIDQRLLDINPAEFLKYKIEKPPTVGTPSSTSSLLSSLADSTGGDFSSGVSGLLWVHLLAGRGLRATTSTSAATTPSTPSGQPSIVNCGLRDLYCVLECDRVHKARTVVRTGDLMFDWDENFELDLVGNRQLDLLVYSWDPQYRHKLCYKGSVHLASLLKESPIHQLAVKVEPRGTIYLRLRYTDAGQTFRRRGLPIISLATRIAPLFGIDLDTVVTRESKTGGVPGGVSTALAMGGSGVPNVPIIVWRCVEEVERRGLDIIGLYRLCGSATKKRILREAFERNARSVDLSSDNVPDINVITGVLKDYLRELPEPLFTKCLYQMMVDALGVCLPDDPQGNAKLMFSILDCLPTVNKCTLIYLLDHLAMVISQCNKMSPASLAVCFGPVLMLHSDESGAPLDFQQPIAVLKYLLEIWPVKSVRKISSAGSTLPRVTPALGNSSNTTSSSSHQPQVSAASQLLHQHHQQSMQQQHQQQQIQQQQQSMQQHQQQQQIQHSHQAQQQQQSQQSGTLPRTGLLWQQQPSLHHQPPTTTTSAVQQLQQQQPPTTTSSRPPPPPPIKPRQVIVSSPGSPSSEDSSSYQESVKMSRQSPATTTTATTSGSMSSSSSVNAMTAAATTSSGFNFSSYSNASHGSTAATTSSSIFVNSKPHPHSTNPFLNAMSNGNGYGNGNGGNGHHHNSNGHSVSFFGNGTNEQVTPTSSVDTEDGGTGQGEEGERGVEGDAEASDDDHLQNKH, via the exons GAGGGCCGGGGGGAAGTGACAGACATAAGCGCAAGTCCGGGGAGGCAGGTGCCTGTCAACCAGTTGCGCCCCAAGGAGCCTCCCCCTATGGTCATTCAGGGAGACTTCAGAAAG GTGAGCGGAATAACGAACGAGATCTTCAGGCAGTTGGAAACCGTAGAGAACGACCATGACGCCTCAACGGCAGCGGCCCTCGAGGCCGTGGAGAAGCACGGCGAGATGGTCGTCAGGGTCATCGAGCCGAGGCAGATGGGCAGACAGGCCTCCGAAGCTGCGAAAAAGTTCATCGCCATGCAG GATCCAAAGCACCCTATCCATTTCGTCGAGATCATCAAAAGACCCGGTCAGACTCTGGGACTCTACATTCGGGAGGGCAACGGTGTGGATAGGAACGACGGCGTATTCATCTCGAGGATAGCACTGGAGACGGCTGTTTACAACAGCGGCTGTTTGAAG GTCGGCGATGAGATTCTGGCGGTGAATCTCGTGGACGTGACGCACATGAGCCTCGACGACGTGGTGATCATCATGTCGATACCGAGGCGACTGGTGCTCGCCATAAGGCACGGGCCGCACCAGCTCGTCTCGCACAGCCGGCAGAACGAGCACAAGGCGCCGCCGGTGGTCGTCATCAAGAAGGAGCTCAACGAAGACGAGAACGACCACGTCACCAGCAACCACATAAG GGACAGCAACCGCAGAAGAGGCGACGGCCGGGAGATGCTTCCCTCGCGCTCGAAGCTGGGCTTATCCGGCCTGGGCTCGACGCAGGACATAGGCGCGAGCAACGGCGACCTGTACTACAACTCCAGGCCGGAGAGTCACATAGGCTGGTCCTATCAGCCGCCTCCGCCGCCCGTCATCACTCAGCAGCCCAAGCCGTCCTCGACCCAGCACTTCCAGCCTTACGAGCGCGGCTATCCCAAGACCCTCGAGAGCCTCGCTGAGAAG GATTTCACGAAG GTACACTCGTTTTACCCGCCAACGGCGAACAACGGAACGCGGCGCATGTCCGCGGGTACCGGCGTCCAGTCCGTCGGCGGCCCAGGCAGTCGTATGCCCAGCTCGGCATCGCACTACGCCACGGCCTACGGCCAGCATCCGGCCACCGGACGCATCATGCCCAGGAGCGGCTCGGATCAACATCTGCCACGCGTCGACTACACCAGCATCACGACACCGGCGAGGCACACGCTGCTCAGGTCCAGCCTGAAGACCG GTTCATCAGCGTTACGGTACGGCACTCGCTACGGCGCCCAGAATGACACGATGTCGTCGCAGCGTCAGGGCCAATTCGGCACGTTGACTCGTCGGCACAGGCCATCGTTGGACTACGCCTCCGACACCGAGGCCACCTGCTCGAGCTCGCCGCGCTCGGCCTACTACTACTACAGGCACAACATGAACAATCCCGCGCAGAGCAGTGCGGTGTCACATCTTGCAACCCTCTCGCGCTCGCAGATCGGCCAGAGCACAG GCTTGAGATCGAACTCGTTGCCGCGTAGCGGCCGGACGTTGCCGCAGCAGCCGAGCCTTAGACCGGGCCTTAGCACCGTCGCGTCGGGTCTGATCGATCAGGAAGACAGCGACGGAGCCCTCTCGGCTCCCGAACTACCCGCTATCCGACGAGACCGAG GAAGGATACCGTCGTCGCCGAGTGTCTTCACGTCGGACGAGTACCGAGCTTGGTTGAGTCGGACGCCGAGTACCTCGGCCCTCTACGAGCAGATCCGCTCGACGTCGAATCGACCGCCGCGCTACACCTACAGTGCCGAGAACATCCACGCAGCCGTTAACCAG GCGGACTACGGCGGCTACGGCTCCTACCGGCCGATGGCGAGCACACTGGACCGTCTGTCGACCCGTTCAGCCTCGGCCCAGCAGGTGAACCTGGCGAACCTTCGAGCCTCGACGGCGATCAGCTCGTCGAGCCACAGAGCGGCGGCTGGCAATCCGAGACCGTCGTCCGTCGCGTCGAACGTCAGGTCGTCATTGGCAGGACAGAAAGCCGGTGGCCTCGGAGGAGCCGCGGCTAACCAACGCGCCAGCAACGTCCGTAGGATGCGCAACATCCTCGACCTCGAGTCGAGTCGAGGCAGCATACCCACGCCGACGCCTGCCCGAAACATAGACCAAAGACTACTAGACATTAATCCTGCAG AGTTCCTGAAGTATAAGATAGAGAAGCCACCGACGGTGGGAACGCCGAGCTCGACGAGTTCGCTGCTGAGCTCACTGGCCGACAGCACGGGCGGCGACTTCTCCAGCGGGGTGAGCGGTCTGCTCTGGGTCCACCTTCTCGCCGGACGCGGCCTTCGCGCCACCACGTCCACTTCGGCTGCGACGACACCATCCACGCCGTCAGGTCAGCCTAGCATAG TTAACTGCGGCCTGCGAGACCTGTACTGCGTGCTGGAGTGCGACCGAGTGCACAAGGCCCGAACAGTCGTGCGCACGGGAGACCTCATGTTTGACTGGGACGAGAACTTCGAGCTGGACCTCGTGGGCAACCGGCAGCTCGACCTTCTCGTCTACTCCTGGGACCCGCAGTACCGACACAAGCTCTGCTACAAGGGCTCGGTTCACCTGGCGTCTCTCCTAAAGGAGTCGCCCATCCATCAGCTGGCGGTGAAGGTGGAACCACGAGGAACGATATACCTGAGGCTCAGGTACACGGACGCCGGCCAGACCTTCCGCAGGAGAGGACTGCCCATCATCTCTTTGGCCACGAGAATCGCACCGCTCTTCGGCATCGACCTCGACACAGTT GTGACTCGAGAGAGCAAGACCGGAGGCGTACCGGGCGGAGTGTCGACGGCTCTGGCGATGGGCGGCAGTGGAGTCCCCAACGTGCCGATAATCGTCTGGCGCTGCGTCGAGGAGGTCGAGCGAAGGGGATTGGACATCATCG GCTTGTACAGACTCTGCGGCTCGGCGACGAAAAAGCGAATACTGAGGGAGGCTTTCGAGAGAAACGCGAGGTCGGTCGATCTGTCGTCCGATAACGTTCCCGATATCAACGTTATCACAG GCGTTTTGAAAGACTACTTGAGGGAGCTGCCGGAGCCGCTGTTCACAAAGTGCCTCTACCAGATGATGGTCGACGCACTTGGAGTTTGTCTACCGGACGACCCCCAGGGCAACGCCAAGCTTATGTTTAGCATCCTGGATTGCTTGCCGACCGTCAACAAG TGCACGTTGATATACCTACTGGATCATCTGGCGATGGTCATCTCCCAATGCAATAAAATGTCGCCGGCGAGTCTGGCGGTCTGCTTCGGCCCGGTACTGATGCTGCACTCGGATGAGTCAGGAGCGCCACTCGACTTCCAGCAACCCATAGCCGTGCTCAAGTATCTGCTTGAGATCTGGCCCGTCAAGTCAG TTCGGAAGATTTCTTCAGCCGGTTCAACACTTCCTCGAGTTACGCCAGCTCtcggcaacagcagcaacaccaccagcagcagctcgcATCAGCCGCAGGTCTCGGCTGCCTCTCAGCTTCTGCATCAGCATCATCAGCAAtcaatgcagcagcagcatcagcagcagcaaattcagcagcagcagcaatcaatgcagcagcatcagcagcagcagcaaatcCAGCACTCACACcaagcgcagcagcagcagcagtcgcagcAGTCGGGAACCTTGCCTCGAACAGGGCTGCTCTGGCAGCAGCAACCCTCACTTCATCATCAGCCCCCCACAACTACTACATCGGCCGttcagcagctgcagcagcaacagccacCCACCACAACTTCCTCGCGGCCTCCGCCACCGCCGCCTATCAAGCCGCGACAG GTGATAGTCTCGTCTCCCGGTTCACCTAGCAGCGAGGATTCCAGCAGCTATCAGGAGTCAGTTAAGATGAGCCGGCAGTCACCGGCTACTACGACTACGGCCACGACCAGTGGCAGCatgagcagtagcagcagcgtcAACGCCATGACCGCAGCGGCCACGACGAGCAGCGGCTTCAACTTCAGCAGCTACAGCAACGCCTCTCACGGCAGCACCGCCGCCACGACCTCTAGCAGCATCTTCGTCAACAGCAAGCCTCACCCCCACTCCACCAATCCGTTCCTCAACGCCATGAGCAACGGCAACGGCTACGGTAACGGTAATGGGGGTAATGGACACCACCACAACAGTAACGGTCACAGCGTCAGCTTCTTCGGCAACGGGACGAACGAGCAGGTGACGCCGACCAGCAGCGTCGACACGGAGGACGGCGGTACTGGCCAAGgtgaggaaggcgagcgcggCGTCGAGGGTGACGCTGAGGCCAGCGACGACGATCACCTGCAGAACAAACACTGA